CGAGAACTGCCACCCTTACGGCAAGCTTCGGCGGACCGAAAGGGCATAAAAAATAAGGGCGTCGCGATGAGCAATCATCACGACGCCTTTGTTTTTATTTGAGCTCAATTCAGCTGTTTACCAAACGATCTCACCCGTGCTCGTGTCGATCAGATTACGGGTTCGCCCGTTTCCGCGCGTATTTCGCGGTGTCGATGTGCCCGGTACAGCCCAAACGATCTCACCGGTGCTCGTGTCGATCAAGTTGCTCGAACGACCTGCCGTAGACGGTTTGCGGGTAGAACGAACCTCATCAGCCCAGACGACCTCGCCGGTGCTGGTATCGATCAATGAGGACGTTGCACGCGGTGCCTGGACCCATGCGATCAGAGCTCCAAGCTCCTCATCACTGCCCGTAAACGATCTTTCGCCTGACCCGCTCGACGATCGTTGACCGCGATTTGACATCTGCCCTGTCGCGACATCACGCGGCGATTTGATCGACGGCGAACCCTTCCACACAACGATCTCTTTCTGCCCATATGCATCCTGAGAAAAAACGACGCCAAAAACTATGATTGCGATTGCCATGAAATATTTATTTAACATTGCTCTATCTCCTGTATATTTATTTATCTATCAGGCCCGATTGCTTCGAAAAGCCTGTGCGAATAGAGGACGGTGCTAGCCGCTACTTTTGCACAATTATTATTCGATCTCGTTCGCGGCCGCGTCTACGATCAAAAGCCGGTTTGCTTCATTCACCCCGCCAACCTACAATTAAGGGTTACTTATGTTTCTAGACCGCGTAAAAATAAGGATCAAGGCCGGCGACGGCGGCAATGGTGTGACTGCGTTTCGGCGCGAAAAGTTCATTCCTCGAGGCGGGCCATCGGGCGGTGACGGCGGAGTGGGCGGCAGCGTTTGGATGGAAGCGACTGAAGGATTGAACACTCTTCTCCATTTGCGTTACAACCCCGAACACAAGGCGGAACGCGGCCACCACGGCGAAGGCTCGAACCGGTATGGCAAGGACGGAGCAGACCATGTCGTGCGAGTACCGGTCGGTACGCAGGTTTTCGATGCCGAGACCAACGAGTTGCTCTTTGATTTTACCGAGGCCGGACAACGCTATCTCGCGGCGAAAGGCGGCAAAGGCGGCTGGGGCAACTCTCATTTTGCGACACCGACGCGCAGAGCACCAAAATTCCATTACATGGGCCGCCCTGGAAAAGAACGCGAACTTCAGCTCGAATTAAAGCTGATCGCAGATGTTGGCCTCGTCGGTTTTCCGAACGTTGGTAAATCGACATTGATCTCCGTCATTTCGGCGGCAAAACCAAAGATCGCGGATTATCCTTTCACGACACTTGAGCCAAATCTTGGAGTGGTCGACATGGGTGATTTTCGCACTTTTGTCGTTGCCGATATTCCCGGCTTGATCGAGGGAGCATCGGACGGTGCTGGCCTCGGCGACCGTTTTTTGCGGCATGTCGAACGAACCAAGTTGATTCTGCACCTCGTTGACGTTTCCTCACTTTCGGGTCGCGATCCCGTTAAGGACTACGAGATCATCAATCGCGAGTTGACAAATTACGACGCAGAACTTGGCGCTCGGCCGCAGATCGTTGTCGCTACAAAGATCGACGCCCTTGACGACCCAAAGCGCCTCGAGAAGCTCAAGAAGCGTGCTAAAAAGGATGGCAAGGCGTTTTTCGAGATCTCTTCGGTAACGAACGTCGGCGTCAAAGCACTTGTGAATGCCGTTTCAGTATCACTCGACGAATTTAATCGTGACGAAGCTGAGGCAAAGGCGAAAGCTGAGAAGGAACGGCTCGGTGAAATAGCGACCAATGTTGTCGTCTAACAGGAATGGTCAACGAGAACGCACCCACATTAGAGATCGAAGATCGCCGCGTAGCATTTTACGGCGGAAGCTTTGATCCCGTGCATAATGGGCACGTTGCGATCGCTCACGCTCTGATCACTCAATTCAATCTTGACGAATTCGTTTTTATCCCGGCATTTCATGCCCCGCACAAAAAGCGAAAAAAACCTACAAGCTCGTACGACCGCTACGCGATGTTGTGTATTGTAACGGTAAACGATCCAAATATTTCGGTTTCAAAGATAGAGATCGAATTGCCTGAACGGCCTTACTCGGTCGAAACATTGCCCCGGCTCAATTCGCTCTATCCAAGTGACGAGATCTTTTTCGTCATGGGTGCAGACTCATGGATGGACATCACTTCGTGGCGAGAATGGGAAACGGTTTTAAGTCTGACGAATCAGATCGTGGTCACGCGACCGGGTCATCCTATTTCAACCGACCACGTTACCGACGAGATCCGCTCACGAATTGTCGACCTAAGATCAGAAGGGCTACCGTTGAGGAGTGTGTTTTCGCACATTGAACAACGAACGACGAACAACCAACATCGAACGATCTACCTTACCGACTCGGTCAACCTCGACATTTCAGCCACAGAGATACGACAGAAGATCCGCGATCTGGACGGTTCATGGCGGAGCGATGTGCCTGTCGAAGTTGCAAATTATATCGAAAAATATCAGATTTATAACTAATGGAAGAAATTCAAGAAAAATCGCTTCAGCGTGAAGCCGTCAAAATAGAAATCGCCGTTCCGCCGACTCCGTTCGTTGACCTCGACCCCGAAGTTAGACTCGCCATCCAATGTGCCAGTGAAAAAAAGGCGTTCGACTTGGTCGCTCTCGATCTTCGTGACATCGCCAGTTTCACGGAGTTTTTCATAATCGCCAGTGGTGCAAATCAGCGTCAGGTCCAGGCGATCGCAGATGAGATCAATGAACAGCTTAAGAAGCAGTTGAATTCGAATGCCGTCCGGATCGAAGGATATAGTTCCGCCGAATGGGTCTTACTCGATTACGGTGATTTTGTCGTTCATATTTTTGACAAAGACGCCCGGGAATTCTACGATCTGACCCGTCTATGGCACGACGCCAAGAGGGTCTCGTTACCGGCTAACATCTGAGGGATGGATGGATATCAGGAAGACTCTTTTTCTCGTATCGACCCTTGCCCTTTTTTCGTTTGGGGTTTTCGCACAGTCGGCCCGGAGCCTATCAGGACTTGTCAAAGACCCGGCCGATGCGGCGATCAGCGGCGTTGCCGTTTCCCTTTTAAATGCTCAGCAAGTAGTACTGCAAGTCGCAGTTACTGATGCTGACGGAAGATTTAGTTACGAAAATATTCCTCCCGGCACCTACGTCATCCGAGCTGACAGATCCGGCTTCAGCACACAAACCAAATCAGTCAAGATTGATTCACTATCGACAAATATTGATCTGATCTTGGAGATAAGTTCTCCGACAGCGAATGTTACCGTCACTGCGGAAGCAAATACGGCTGAGGACAGGATCAACATACCGGCCGAGATAAATATAATCAACGAAGATACGATATCGAAGCGAACTACGGCTGTTCTCGCTCAGGTTGCAAATGAAGAGCAAGGGGTCTCGCTCCAACGGACAAGCCCGACGATCGGATCCGTATTGGTACGCGGACTGACGGAGGTTGGTGTTTATGTGGACGGCGTACGTTATACAAACTCTACACAGCGTGGCGGCATAAACACTTTTTTTAATTTAAATGAGCCCACAGCGATCCGTTCTGTAGAAATTCAACGAAGTCCGAATACCGCACAGTTCGGCTCCGACGGTCTCGGCGGCAACGTTCAGTTGATTTCGCGACAGCCCGTCTTTGGAATGGGAAAACCCGCCTGGAACGGCGAATATAACAGCTCGTTCAACACTTCCGACCGATCGTTTGGCGGAAACCTCCTTGCAAGCTATGGCTTGAAGCGATTTGGGATTTTGGGCAACATTGTCGCCAGACGCATTAACGATTTGCGGCCAGGAGAGGGGATCGATGGACATTCTGCCGTCACTCGATTTCTGGGGCTACCCTCTGACACGATAGGCAGCACACGCCTGCCCGACACTTCATTTACACAGTATGGAGGCACTCTCCAACTAAGCTTTTCGCCGTCCGACGATCAACATTTTAGTGCCCGATATCAGCGTTCACAGCAGGACGGCGGCAAACGTTACGATCAGCTTCTTGGCGGCGATGGAAATTTGATCGCTGACTTGCGAAACCTAATGCTTGATTTCGGGTACCTGCGTTATTACAAGCAACAGCTAGGCTTCTTTGACAATTTCTCTGGAACATTTTCCTTTAATAGCCAACGCGAAGAACGAATTAACCAAGGCGGCCAAGGCAATCCATTGGCGGCAATTACAAATGACAAGGAACGCACAACGACTTGGGGTGGCAGCTTTTTCCTGGATAAGCAGTTTGCTCGGAACAATTTTCTTTTCGGCGGAGATATTTACCGCGACATTGTCAGTGCCTCTTCGTTTACAACCGAGCCATCTTTGTATGGCCAAGTGACCATCACTCGACCGCGGGTCCCGAACGGTGCAAAATATGACCTTTTCGGACTGTTCGTACAGCATGCGTTTGAGGCAATTCCAAATCGTTTGCGGGTCAGCGGGGCTTTGCGGTACAACGTCGGAGTTTACCGATCGCGCGCCGGAGAAGCTCCCACAGTCAACGGTCAACCGCTGTTCCCTGACGATTCGGGACGATTCGCCGACTTTTCCGGCCGCATCGGCGCGGTTATTACTTTCGTCAAGGGACTCAATGCCACTTTTAATTATTCACGCGGATTTCGTGCTCCAAACACAACCAGTCTTGGGTCACTGGGGCTTGTCGGCGTCGGTTTTCAGGTTTCAGCCTCATCGATCGCACATTTAGGTGCAACGATCGGCACCACCGCTGATGCCACGGCCATTTCGACCGGTATAGCAGTTTCACCGTTGCGGTCTGAGATCAGCAGCAATTACGAAGGCAGCCTGCGTTTTCGGAACATGCGTTTTGAATCAAGCATCACCGGTTTCCTGACCAATTACGAAGACATGATCGTTCGACAGGCGTTGATCTTGCCTCCAGGGGCAGTCGGCACTCAACTCGGTAGT
The sequence above is a segment of the Acidobacteriota bacterium genome. Coding sequences within it:
- the nadD gene encoding nicotinate (nicotinamide) nucleotide adenylyltransferase, with protein sequence MVNENAPTLEIEDRRVAFYGGSFDPVHNGHVAIAHALITQFNLDEFVFIPAFHAPHKKRKKPTSSYDRYAMLCIVTVNDPNISVSKIEIELPERPYSVETLPRLNSLYPSDEIFFVMGADSWMDITSWREWETVLSLTNQIVVTRPGHPISTDHVTDEIRSRIVDLRSEGLPLRSVFSHIEQRTTNNQHRTIYLTDSVNLDISATEIRQKIRDLDGSWRSDVPVEVANYIEKYQIYN
- the rsfS gene encoding ribosome silencing factor, with amino-acid sequence MEEIQEKSLQREAVKIEIAVPPTPFVDLDPEVRLAIQCASEKKAFDLVALDLRDIASFTEFFIIASGANQRQVQAIADEINEQLKKQLNSNAVRIEGYSSAEWVLLDYGDFVVHIFDKDAREFYDLTRLWHDAKRVSLPANI
- a CDS encoding TonB-dependent receptor, whose protein sequence is MDIRKTLFLVSTLALFSFGVFAQSARSLSGLVKDPADAAISGVAVSLLNAQQVVLQVAVTDADGRFSYENIPPGTYVIRADRSGFSTQTKSVKIDSLSTNIDLILEISSPTANVTVTAEANTAEDRINIPAEINIINEDTISKRTTAVLAQVANEEQGVSLQRTSPTIGSVLVRGLTEVGVYVDGVRYTNSTQRGGINTFFNLNEPTAIRSVEIQRSPNTAQFGSDGLGGNVQLISRQPVFGMGKPAWNGEYNSSFNTSDRSFGGNLLASYGLKRFGILGNIVARRINDLRPGEGIDGHSAVTRFLGLPSDTIGSTRLPDTSFTQYGGTLQLSFSPSDDQHFSARYQRSQQDGGKRYDQLLGGDGNLIADLRNLMLDFGYLRYYKQQLGFFDNFSGTFSFNSQREERINQGGQGNPLAAITNDKERTTTWGGSFFLDKQFARNNFLFGGDIYRDIVSASSFTTEPSLYGQVTITRPRVPNGAKYDLFGLFVQHAFEAIPNRLRVSGALRYNVGVYRSRAGEAPTVNGQPLFPDDSGRFADFSGRIGAVITFVKGLNATFNYSRGFRAPNTTSLGSLGLVGVGFQVSASSIAHLGATIGTTADATAISTGIAVSPLRSEISSNYEGSLRFRNMRFESSITGFLTNYEDMIVRQALILPPGAVGTQLGSQTITSQNANGAVFVPLSTSPVLVQSNLNSSRLYGAEITAEFKITSEWKVGGNFSYLYAEDRATKLPPNLGGGGMPPAMGFFHVRYDPVSKPFWIEASTNFAGKQDRLSSLDLADRRTGGARSRAQVQNFFRRGACVRGLTTPGSNGQCGSAGGTLIASGETLAQVQDRLLPIGSVVNGVLIVDDSTSVPLFTSIPQYTLFNLRGGYRINERHRISVDLENISDRRNRLPGWGIDGPGRSLRVSYRYQFSR
- the obgE gene encoding GTPase ObgE, with protein sequence MFLDRVKIRIKAGDGGNGVTAFRREKFIPRGGPSGGDGGVGGSVWMEATEGLNTLLHLRYNPEHKAERGHHGEGSNRYGKDGADHVVRVPVGTQVFDAETNELLFDFTEAGQRYLAAKGGKGGWGNSHFATPTRRAPKFHYMGRPGKERELQLELKLIADVGLVGFPNVGKSTLISVISAAKPKIADYPFTTLEPNLGVVDMGDFRTFVVADIPGLIEGASDGAGLGDRFLRHVERTKLILHLVDVSSLSGRDPVKDYEIINRELTNYDAELGARPQIVVATKIDALDDPKRLEKLKKRAKKDGKAFFEISSVTNVGVKALVNAVSVSLDEFNRDEAEAKAKAEKERLGEIATNVVV